A region from the Salvelinus fontinalis isolate EN_2023a chromosome 23, ASM2944872v1, whole genome shotgun sequence genome encodes:
- the LOC129821411 gene encoding fas apoptotic inhibitory molecule 1-like has protein sequence MSGDLVGVWEVALSDGVHRIEFEHGTTTGKRVIYIDGKEIVRRDWMFKLVGKETFNVGSAATKATINIDAVSGFAYEYTLEINGKSLKTYMENRSKVTNTWLLNLDGIDCRVVLEKDTMDIWCNGQKMETAGEFVEDGTETHFTLSAHDCCIKAVSSGKRRDGIIHTLLVDGTEIAETTE, from the exons ATGTCGGGCGACCTGGTAGGAGTGTGGGAAGTGGCCCTGAGCGATGGAGTCCATCGGATTGAGTTTGAACATGGCACAACCACTGGGAAAAGGGTAATCTACATAGACGGAAAG GAAATTGTAAGAAGAGACTGGATGTTCAAGCTGGTGGGAAAGGAGACCTTCAACGTGGGAAGTGCGGCCACCAAAGCGACCATTAACATTGACGCAGTGAGCGGCTTTGCTTACGAATACACCCTGGAGATCAATGGAAAGAGCCTGAAAACGTACATGGAGAACCGCTCCAAAGTCACCAACACTTGGCTGCTCAACCTGGACGGCATCGACTGCAGGGTCGTCCTGG AGAAAGACACTATGGATATTTGgtgtaatggacaaaaaatggaGACAGCG GGGGAGTTTGTGGAAGACGGTACTGAGACACACTTCACTCTAAGCGCCCATGACTGTTGCATTAAGGCCGTGAGCAGTGGAAAGAGGCGAGATGGCATTATCCACACTTTGCTTGTGGACGGCACAGAGATAGCTGAAACCACAGAGTGA